In a genomic window of Quercus lobata isolate SW786 chromosome 4, ValleyOak3.0 Primary Assembly, whole genome shotgun sequence:
- the LOC115986300 gene encoding pleiotropic drug resistance protein 2-like isoform X2, whose product MEFGNFLGGLDFWNETNKGFIKSNWHHTRIKAVLGLIKLLPSKKRVVKILRDVSGIVKPSRMTLLLGPPGSGKTTLLQALAGKRDKDLRISGRVSYCGHELSEFVPRRTCAYISQHDLHQGEMTVRETLDFSGRCLGVGTRYDLLTELSRREKEVGIKPDPEIDAFMKATAMAGQETSLVTDYVLKILELDICADIIVGNEMRRGISGGQKKRVTIGEMLVGPAKALFMDEISNGLDSSTTFQIVKFMRQMVHIMDVTMIISLLQPAPETFDLFDDIILLSEGQIVYQGPCENVLEFFEDIGFKCPERKGVADFLQEVTSKKDQEQYWCKKNEPYRYTSVPEFVDHFHNFHIGQQLYDELGIPYDRSKAHRAALVKEKYGISNRELLKACFAREWLLMKRNSFIYIFKTTQITIMSIIAMTVFFRTEMKHGQLEDGGKYYGAMFFSLTNVMFNGVSELGLTVVRLPVFFKQRDFLFHPAWAFGLPIWLLRIPLSLMESGVWICLTYYTIGFAPSASRFFRQLLAFFSIHQMGLSLFRFIAVLGRVQVVANTLGTFTLLLVFVLGGFIVAKDDIAPWMIWGYYISPMMYGQNAIAINEFLDKRWSAPNPYPLIPEPTVGKVLLKARGMFVEDYWYWICVGALLGFSVLFNICFIIALTFLNPLGDSKSVIVEEDDNKKSGKQSSNGQLQMRGIEMSTSSTAPLFQGTDMAMKNTPDNSIGSGAENAPTRRGMVLPFQPLSLAFNHVNYHVDMPAEMKGQGIEESRLQLLRDVSGAFRPGILTALVGVSGAGKTTLMDVLAGRKTNGYIEGSISISGYPKNQATFARVNGYCEQNDIHSPNVTVYESLVYSAWLRLAKEVKQETRKMFVEEIMDLVELNSLRNSLVGVPGVDGLSTEQRKRLTIAVELVANPSIIFMDEPTSGLDARAAAIVMRTVRNTVDTGRTVVCTIHQPSIDIFEAFDELLLMKRGGQVIYAGPLGHHSQKLVDYFEAIPYVPKIKDGYNPATWMLEISSPAVEAELDVDFAEIYANSELYKRNQELIKELSTPSPGSKDLYFPTKYSQSFVTQCKACFWKQYWSYWRNPQYNAIRLFITIVIGVLFGLIFWNKGDKTRKEQDLLNLLGAMFAAALFLGSTNTAAVQPVVAIERTVFYRERAAGMYSALPYAFAQVAVEIIYVAIQTFVYTLILYSMIGFHWRLEKFLWFYFFILMCFIYYTLYGMMVVTLTPSYQIAAIFMSFFLNIWNLFSGFLITRPQIPIWWRWYYWGSPVSWTIYGLVTSQVGDKTTPIEVPGQGYMLVKYYLKSHLGFEYNFLGAVVAAHIGFVLVFLFVFAYGIKFLNFQRR is encoded by the exons TTTTGCCATCGAAGAAAAGGGTTGTCAAGATTCTACGTGACGTGAGTGGAATAGTGAAGCCATCAAG AATGACACTGCTTCTGGGACCTCCAGGATCAGGGAAAACAACATTGCTGCAGGCACTTGCTGGGAAGAGGGACAAGGATCTCAGG ATATCAGGGAGAGTCAGTTACTGTGGTCATGAGTTATCAGAATTTGTTCCTCGGAGAACATGCGCATACATTAGCCAACATGATCTTCATCAAGGGGAAATGACAGTCAGAGAGACATTGGACTTTTCAGGACGTTGTTTGGGAGTTGGAACAAGGTATGACCTGCTGACAGAATTGTCAAGACGAGAAAAAGAAGTTGGAATAAAACCAGATCCTGAGATAGATGCATTCATGAAAGCCACAGCAATGGCAGGCCAAGAAACAAGTCTTGTTACAGATTATGTTCTCAAG ATTCTTGAATTGGACATCTGTGCTGACATTATTGTGGGTAATGAGATGAGAAGAGGCATATCTGGTGGACAAAAGAAGCGTGTTACTATAG GAGAAATGTTGGTTGGACCAGCAAAGGCTCTTTTTATGGATGAAATATCAAATGGTCTAGACAGTTCAACCACTTTCCAGATAGTCAAGTTCATGAGGCAGATGGTTCATATAATGGATGTGACAATGATAATTTCTCTTCTGCAACCTGCGCCTGAAAcctttgatctttttgatgaCATTATTTTACTTTCAGAAGGCCAGATTGTCTATCAAGGTCCGTGTGAGAACGtacttgaattttttgaagatattgGCTTTAAGTGCCCAGAGAGGAAAGGAGTTGCAGACTTTTTGCAAGAGGTTACTTCCAAAAAGGATCAGGAGCAGTACTGGTGCAAAAAGAATGAACCTTACCGATATACTAGTGTTCCTGAGTTTGTAGATCACTTTCATAATTTTCACATTGGCCAGCAACTTTATGATGAGCTTGGAATTCCATATGATAGGTCTAAAGCTCATCGTGCTGCATTAGTAAAAGAGAAGTATGGAATTTCTAATCGGGAACTCTTGAAGGCATGCTTTGCAAGAGAGTGGCTATTGATGAAGCGcaactcttttatatatatattcaagacAACCCAGATTACCATAATGTCAATTATTGCCATGACAGTGTTCTTTAGAACTGAAATGAAGCACGGTCAATTAGAAGATGGAGGGAAATATTATGGTGCAATGTTCTTCAGTCTCACTAATGTCATGTTCAATGGAGTGTCAGAACTTGGATTGACTGTTGTTAGGCTTCCTGTATTTTTTAAGCAGCGGGATTTCTTGTTCCATCCAGCATGGGCTTTCGGCTTACCAATTTGGCTCCTCAGGATTCCTCTCTCATTGATGGAGTCAGGAGTATGGATCTGCCTAACATATTACACTATTGGGTTTGCTCCTTCTGCTAGTAG GTTTTTCCGCCAATTATTGGCATTCTTCAGCATCCATCAGATGGGCCTATCTCTGTTCCGGTTTATTGCAGTACTGGGAAGAGTTCAAGTTGTGGCAAATACGCTTGGTACCTTTACattgttattggtttttgtCCTTGGTGGGTTCATTGTTGCCAAAG ATGACATTGCACCATGGATGATATGGGGCTACTACATTTCTCCCATGATGTATGGACAGAATGCCATAGCCATCAATGAATTTCTTGACAAAAGATGGAGTGCA CCCAATCCGTACCCACTTATTCCTGAACCCACCGTCGGAAAGGTTCTTCTCAAGGCCAGGGGCATGTTTGTGGAAGACTATTGGTATTGGATTTGTGTTGGGGCACTCCTTGGGTTTTCTGTTCTTTTTAACATCTGTTTTATCATAGCACTCACATTTCTAAATC CTTTAGGTGATTCTAAATCCGTTATTGTTGAGGAGGATGACAATAAAAAAAGTGGAAAGCAGTCCTCTAATGGACAGCTTCAGATGAGAGGCATAGAAATGAGTACATCTTCAACCGCTCCGTTGTTTCAAG GTACTGATATGGCAATGAAGAACACTCCAGACAACTCAATTGGTAGTGGTGCAGAGAATGCACCTACTAGAAGAGGAATGGTTCTGCCATTCCAGCCCTTGTCACTTGCATTTAATCATGTAAATTACCACGTCGATATGCCAGCT GAAATGAAGGGCCAAGGGATCGAAGAAAGTCGTCTCCAACTTTTACGAGATGTTAGTGGTGCTTTCAGGCCTGGTATTCTAACAGCATTGGTTGGCGTAAGTGGTGCTGGAAAAACCACATTGATGGATGTGCTAGCAGGAAGAAAAACTAATGGGTACATTGAAGGAAGTATCAGCATATCTGGTTACCCAAAGAACCAAGCAACTTTTGCTCGGGTTAACGGTTATTGTGAACAGAATGATATCCATTCACCCAATGTTACCGTCTATGAATCTCTTGTGTACTCTGCCTGGCTGCGTCTTGCCAAGGAAGTTAAGCAGGAAACTCGAAAG ATGTTTGTTGAGGAAATCATGGACTTGGTTGAGCTAAATTCATTGAGGAATTCCTTAGTTGGTGTTCCAGGAGTTGATGGTCTGTCAACTGAACAGAGAAAGAGACTCACAATAGCTGTAGAATTGGTTGCTAATCCCTCCATCATCTTCATGGATGAGCCAACATCAGGCCTTGACGCTAGAGCTGCAGCAATTGTAATGCGTACAGTGAGAAACACAGTGGATACAGGGAGAACTGTCGTTTGCACAATTCACCAGCCAAGCATAGACATTTTTGAAGCTTTCGATGAG CTACTGTTGATGAAGAGGGGTGGACAAGTCATTTATGCTGGACCCCTCGGTCACCATTCTCAAAAGCTTGTAGATTACTTTGAG GCTATCCCATATGTTCCTAAGATCAAAGATGGATATAATCCTGCGACATGGATGCTAGAAATCAGTTCTCCTGCGGTTGAGGCTGAACTTGATGTGGATTTTGCAGAAATTTATGCCAATTCTGAACTGTACAA GAGGAATCAAGAACTCATCAAAGAGCTAAGCACGCCATCACCAGGATCGAAGGACCTTTACTTCCCCACCAAATATTCCCAATCCTTTGTAACTCAATGTAAAGCTTGCTTTTGGAAGCAATATTGGTCTTATTGGAGGAACCCACAATACAATGCCATCCGGTTATTCATAACGATAGTCATCGGTGTTCTATTTGGGCTAATTTTCTGGAACAAAGGAGATAAGAC GCGCAAGGAACAAGACCTGCTGAATCTACTGGGGGCTATGTTTGCTGCTGCTCTTTTTCTTGGAAGCACCAACACAGCTGCAGTGCAGCCTGTTGTGGCAATTGAAAGAACAGTCTTCTACCGTGAAAGAGCAGCAGGAATGTATTCAGCTTTGCCTTATGCTTTTGCTCAG GTGGCAGTGGAGATAATTTATGTAGCTATCCAAACTTTTGTCTACACTCTTATCCTTTACTCAATGATTGGATTCCATTGGCGACTTGAAAAGTTCTTGTGGTTTTACTTCTTTATCTTGATGTGCTTTATATACTACACATTGTATGGGATGATGGTAGTAACTCTGACTCCTAGCTACCAAATTGCCGCCATTTTTATGTCCTTCTTCCTAAACATCTGGAACCTGTTCTCTGGTTTTCTCATCACGAGGCCG CAAATTCCAATATGGTGGAGGTGGTATTACTGGGGCTCTCCTGTGTCTTGGACAATCTATGGCCTTGTGACCTCTCAAGTGGGTGACAAGACCACTCCAAttgaggtacctggacaaggcTATATGCTTGTGAAATATTACCTGAAGTCTCACTTGGGCTTTGAATATAACTTCCTTGGAGCTGTTGTTGCAGCCCATATTGGCTTTGTCCTCGTTTTCTTATTTGTCTTTGCCTATGGTATCAAGTTCCTCAACTTCCAAAggagataa
- the LOC115986300 gene encoding pleiotropic drug resistance protein 2-like isoform X3, with protein sequence MTLLLGPPGSGKTTLLQALAGKRDKDLRISGRVSYCGHELSEFVPRRTCAYISQHDLHQGEMTVRETLDFSGRCLGVGTRYDLLTELSRREKEVGIKPDPEIDAFMKATAMAGQETSLVTDYVLKILELDICADIIVGNEMRRGISGGQKKRVTIGEMLVGPAKALFMDEISNGLDSSTTFQIVKFMRQMVHIMDVTMIISLLQPAPETFDLFDDIILLSEGQIVYQGPCENVLEFFEDIGFKCPERKGVADFLQEVTSKKDQEQYWCKKNEPYRYTSVPEFVDHFHNFHIGQQLYDELGIPYDRSKAHRAALVKEKYGISNRELLKACFAREWLLMKRNSFIYIFKTTQITIMSIIAMTVFFRTEMKHGQLEDGGKYYGAMFFSLTNVMFNGVSELGLTVVRLPVFFKQRDFLFHPAWAFGLPIWLLRIPLSLMESGVWICLTYYTIGFAPSASRFFRQLLAFFSIHQMGLSLFRFIAVLGRVQVVANTLGTFTLLLVFVLGGFIVAKDDIAPWMIWGYYISPMMYGQNAIAINEFLDKRWSAPNPYPLIPEPTVGKVLLKARGMFVEDYWYWICVGALLGFSVLFNICFIIALTFLNPLGDSKSVIVEEDDNKKSGKQSSNGQLQMRGIEMSTSSTAPLFQGTDMAMKNTPDNSIGSGAENAPTRRGMVLPFQPLSLAFNHVNYHVDMPAEMKGQGIEESRLQLLRDVSGAFRPGILTALVGVSGAGKTTLMDVLAGRKTNGYIEGSISISGYPKNQATFARVNGYCEQNDIHSPNVTVYESLVYSAWLRLAKEVKQETRKMFVEEIMDLVELNSLRNSLVGVPGVDGLSTEQRKRLTIAVELVANPSIIFMDEPTSGLDARAAAIVMRTVRNTVDTGRTVVCTIHQPSIDIFEAFDELLLMKRGGQVIYAGPLGHHSQKLVDYFEAIPYVPKIKDGYNPATWMLEISSPAVEAELDVDFAEIYANSELYKRNQELIKELSTPSPGSKDLYFPTKYSQSFVTQCKACFWKQYWSYWRNPQYNAIRLFITIVIGVLFGLIFWNKGDKTRKEQDLLNLLGAMFAAALFLGSTNTAAVQPVVAIERTVFYRERAAGMYSALPYAFAQVAVEIIYVAIQTFVYTLILYSMIGFHWRLEKFLWFYFFILMCFIYYTLYGMMVVTLTPSYQIAAIFMSFFLNIWNLFSGFLITRPQIPIWWRWYYWGSPVSWTIYGLVTSQVGDKTTPIEVPGQGYMLVKYYLKSHLGFEYNFLGAVVAAHIGFVLVFLFVFAYGIKFLNFQRR encoded by the exons ATGACACTGCTTCTGGGACCTCCAGGATCAGGGAAAACAACATTGCTGCAGGCACTTGCTGGGAAGAGGGACAAGGATCTCAGG ATATCAGGGAGAGTCAGTTACTGTGGTCATGAGTTATCAGAATTTGTTCCTCGGAGAACATGCGCATACATTAGCCAACATGATCTTCATCAAGGGGAAATGACAGTCAGAGAGACATTGGACTTTTCAGGACGTTGTTTGGGAGTTGGAACAAGGTATGACCTGCTGACAGAATTGTCAAGACGAGAAAAAGAAGTTGGAATAAAACCAGATCCTGAGATAGATGCATTCATGAAAGCCACAGCAATGGCAGGCCAAGAAACAAGTCTTGTTACAGATTATGTTCTCAAG ATTCTTGAATTGGACATCTGTGCTGACATTATTGTGGGTAATGAGATGAGAAGAGGCATATCTGGTGGACAAAAGAAGCGTGTTACTATAG GAGAAATGTTGGTTGGACCAGCAAAGGCTCTTTTTATGGATGAAATATCAAATGGTCTAGACAGTTCAACCACTTTCCAGATAGTCAAGTTCATGAGGCAGATGGTTCATATAATGGATGTGACAATGATAATTTCTCTTCTGCAACCTGCGCCTGAAAcctttgatctttttgatgaCATTATTTTACTTTCAGAAGGCCAGATTGTCTATCAAGGTCCGTGTGAGAACGtacttgaattttttgaagatattgGCTTTAAGTGCCCAGAGAGGAAAGGAGTTGCAGACTTTTTGCAAGAGGTTACTTCCAAAAAGGATCAGGAGCAGTACTGGTGCAAAAAGAATGAACCTTACCGATATACTAGTGTTCCTGAGTTTGTAGATCACTTTCATAATTTTCACATTGGCCAGCAACTTTATGATGAGCTTGGAATTCCATATGATAGGTCTAAAGCTCATCGTGCTGCATTAGTAAAAGAGAAGTATGGAATTTCTAATCGGGAACTCTTGAAGGCATGCTTTGCAAGAGAGTGGCTATTGATGAAGCGcaactcttttatatatatattcaagacAACCCAGATTACCATAATGTCAATTATTGCCATGACAGTGTTCTTTAGAACTGAAATGAAGCACGGTCAATTAGAAGATGGAGGGAAATATTATGGTGCAATGTTCTTCAGTCTCACTAATGTCATGTTCAATGGAGTGTCAGAACTTGGATTGACTGTTGTTAGGCTTCCTGTATTTTTTAAGCAGCGGGATTTCTTGTTCCATCCAGCATGGGCTTTCGGCTTACCAATTTGGCTCCTCAGGATTCCTCTCTCATTGATGGAGTCAGGAGTATGGATCTGCCTAACATATTACACTATTGGGTTTGCTCCTTCTGCTAGTAG GTTTTTCCGCCAATTATTGGCATTCTTCAGCATCCATCAGATGGGCCTATCTCTGTTCCGGTTTATTGCAGTACTGGGAAGAGTTCAAGTTGTGGCAAATACGCTTGGTACCTTTACattgttattggtttttgtCCTTGGTGGGTTCATTGTTGCCAAAG ATGACATTGCACCATGGATGATATGGGGCTACTACATTTCTCCCATGATGTATGGACAGAATGCCATAGCCATCAATGAATTTCTTGACAAAAGATGGAGTGCA CCCAATCCGTACCCACTTATTCCTGAACCCACCGTCGGAAAGGTTCTTCTCAAGGCCAGGGGCATGTTTGTGGAAGACTATTGGTATTGGATTTGTGTTGGGGCACTCCTTGGGTTTTCTGTTCTTTTTAACATCTGTTTTATCATAGCACTCACATTTCTAAATC CTTTAGGTGATTCTAAATCCGTTATTGTTGAGGAGGATGACAATAAAAAAAGTGGAAAGCAGTCCTCTAATGGACAGCTTCAGATGAGAGGCATAGAAATGAGTACATCTTCAACCGCTCCGTTGTTTCAAG GTACTGATATGGCAATGAAGAACACTCCAGACAACTCAATTGGTAGTGGTGCAGAGAATGCACCTACTAGAAGAGGAATGGTTCTGCCATTCCAGCCCTTGTCACTTGCATTTAATCATGTAAATTACCACGTCGATATGCCAGCT GAAATGAAGGGCCAAGGGATCGAAGAAAGTCGTCTCCAACTTTTACGAGATGTTAGTGGTGCTTTCAGGCCTGGTATTCTAACAGCATTGGTTGGCGTAAGTGGTGCTGGAAAAACCACATTGATGGATGTGCTAGCAGGAAGAAAAACTAATGGGTACATTGAAGGAAGTATCAGCATATCTGGTTACCCAAAGAACCAAGCAACTTTTGCTCGGGTTAACGGTTATTGTGAACAGAATGATATCCATTCACCCAATGTTACCGTCTATGAATCTCTTGTGTACTCTGCCTGGCTGCGTCTTGCCAAGGAAGTTAAGCAGGAAACTCGAAAG ATGTTTGTTGAGGAAATCATGGACTTGGTTGAGCTAAATTCATTGAGGAATTCCTTAGTTGGTGTTCCAGGAGTTGATGGTCTGTCAACTGAACAGAGAAAGAGACTCACAATAGCTGTAGAATTGGTTGCTAATCCCTCCATCATCTTCATGGATGAGCCAACATCAGGCCTTGACGCTAGAGCTGCAGCAATTGTAATGCGTACAGTGAGAAACACAGTGGATACAGGGAGAACTGTCGTTTGCACAATTCACCAGCCAAGCATAGACATTTTTGAAGCTTTCGATGAG CTACTGTTGATGAAGAGGGGTGGACAAGTCATTTATGCTGGACCCCTCGGTCACCATTCTCAAAAGCTTGTAGATTACTTTGAG GCTATCCCATATGTTCCTAAGATCAAAGATGGATATAATCCTGCGACATGGATGCTAGAAATCAGTTCTCCTGCGGTTGAGGCTGAACTTGATGTGGATTTTGCAGAAATTTATGCCAATTCTGAACTGTACAA GAGGAATCAAGAACTCATCAAAGAGCTAAGCACGCCATCACCAGGATCGAAGGACCTTTACTTCCCCACCAAATATTCCCAATCCTTTGTAACTCAATGTAAAGCTTGCTTTTGGAAGCAATATTGGTCTTATTGGAGGAACCCACAATACAATGCCATCCGGTTATTCATAACGATAGTCATCGGTGTTCTATTTGGGCTAATTTTCTGGAACAAAGGAGATAAGAC GCGCAAGGAACAAGACCTGCTGAATCTACTGGGGGCTATGTTTGCTGCTGCTCTTTTTCTTGGAAGCACCAACACAGCTGCAGTGCAGCCTGTTGTGGCAATTGAAAGAACAGTCTTCTACCGTGAAAGAGCAGCAGGAATGTATTCAGCTTTGCCTTATGCTTTTGCTCAG GTGGCAGTGGAGATAATTTATGTAGCTATCCAAACTTTTGTCTACACTCTTATCCTTTACTCAATGATTGGATTCCATTGGCGACTTGAAAAGTTCTTGTGGTTTTACTTCTTTATCTTGATGTGCTTTATATACTACACATTGTATGGGATGATGGTAGTAACTCTGACTCCTAGCTACCAAATTGCCGCCATTTTTATGTCCTTCTTCCTAAACATCTGGAACCTGTTCTCTGGTTTTCTCATCACGAGGCCG CAAATTCCAATATGGTGGAGGTGGTATTACTGGGGCTCTCCTGTGTCTTGGACAATCTATGGCCTTGTGACCTCTCAAGTGGGTGACAAGACCACTCCAAttgaggtacctggacaaggcTATATGCTTGTGAAATATTACCTGAAGTCTCACTTGGGCTTTGAATATAACTTCCTTGGAGCTGTTGTTGCAGCCCATATTGGCTTTGTCCTCGTTTTCTTATTTGTCTTTGCCTATGGTATCAAGTTCCTCAACTTCCAAAggagataa
- the LOC115986310 gene encoding copper transport protein ATX1-like has product MSQTVVLKVGMSCEGCVGAVKRVLGKMEGVESYDIDLKEQKVTVKGNVQPESVLQTVSKTGKKTTFWEAEASEGKPAEAVAAA; this is encoded by the exons ATGTCTCAG ACTGTTGTCCTCAAGGTTGGTATGTCCTGTGAAGGCTGTGTTGGGGCTGTGAAAAGGGTTCTGGGCAAAATGGAAG GTGTAGAATCATATGATATTGATTTGAAGGAACAGAAGGTGACAGTGAAAGGCAATGTGCAGCCTGAGTCAGTTCTGCAGACCGTTTCAAAAACTGGGAAAAAGACTACCTTCTGGGAAGCCGAGGCATCAGAAGGGAAGCCTGCAGAAGCAGTTGCTGCTGCTTAA
- the LOC115986307 gene encoding putative pentatricopeptide repeat-containing protein At3g08820: MTISATFSKALELKQALFQSFNSIKHLKHIHAHILRLDLHQDTYLLNILIRQALHFGDTHYTRLVFHQTTQPNIFLYNTLIRGLVSNDCYHETIQYYGLMRSEGFLPNSFTFPFVLKACARLLDVQLGVKIHTLVVKSGFDYDVYVKTSLLCLYASCGYLGHAHKVFDDIPEKNVVSWTAIIGGYIGVGQYREAIDMFGMLVEMGLRPDSFTIVRVLFACTQLGDLRSGEWIDDYMTEIGMGRNVFVATSLVDMYAKCGNIEKARCVFDGTSEKDIVTWSTMIQTYALNGFPKEALDLFFQMQRENLKPDCYAMVGVLSACARLGALDIGDWASGLMDRSEFFSNPVLGTALIDMYAKCGSMAQAWEVFRGMKEKDRVVWNAIISGLAMNGHVKSAFGLFGQIEKTGIQPDGNTFMGLLCGCTHAGLVDDGRQYFNSMNCIFSLTPTIEHYGCMVDLLGRAGLLDEAHQLIKSMPVEANSIVWGALLNGCRLHRDTGLAEYVLKKLIELEPWNSGNYVLLSNIYSTSHRWDEAAKLRSILNEKRMKKIPGCSWIEVDGVVHEFLVGDKSHPLSEKIYAKLDEFANELKAAGYVPSTDFVLFDIEEEEKEHFLGCHSEKLAIAFGLISTSPKDVIRVVKNLRVCGDCHEAIKLISKITGREIIVRDNNRFHSFIDGSCSCRDYW, translated from the coding sequence ATGACCATCTCAGCCACATTTTCCAAGGCCTTGGAACTCAAGCAAGCTCTCTTTCAAAGCTTCAACTCCATCAAACACCTTAAGCACATTCACGCCCACATTCTCCGCCTCGATCTCCACCAAGACACATACCTCCTCAACATTCTCATACGTCAAGCCTTACATTTCGGTGACACCCATTACACCCGCCTTGTCTTCCACCAAACCACACAACCCAACATTTTTCTCTACAACACTTTGATCCGAGGCTTGGTTTCCAACGATTGTTATCACGAAACAATTCAGTACTATGGTTTAATGCGTAGCGAGGGGTTCTTGCCCAATAGTTTTACTTTCCCTTTTGTTCTAAAGGCTTGCGCGAGGCTTTTGGATGTTCAGCTTGGAGTGAAGATTCATACCCTTGTGGTGAAATCCGGTTTTGACTACGATGTTTATGTTAAAACCAGTTTGCTTTGCTTGTATGCGAGTTGCGGATATTTGGGTCATGCCCATAAGGTGTTTGATGATATTCCTGAGAAGAATGTTGTTTCTTGGACTGCAATCATTGGTGGGTATATTGGTGTGGGTCAATATAGAGAAGCGATTGATATGTTTGGGATGTTGGTGGAGATGGGTTTGAGACCTGATAGTTTTACTATTGTTCGGGTGTTGTTTGCGTGTACGCAGCTCGGGGACTTGAGAAGTGGGGAGTGGATAGATGATTACATGACGGAGATTGGGATGGGGAGGAATGTGTTTGTGGCTACCTCATTGGTGGACATGTATGCTAAGTGTGGAAACATAGAGAAAGCACGATGTGTCTTTGATGGGACTAGTGAGAAGGATATTGTTACTTGGAGTACCATGATTCAAACTTATGCTTTGAATGGGTTCCCTAAAGAAGCTCTGGACCTTTTCTTTCAGATGCAAAGGGAAAATTTGAAACCTGATTGTTATGCAATGGTTGGAGTTCTTTCTGCTTGCGCTAGGTTAGGAGCATTAGACATAGGGGATTGGGCTAGTGGATTGATGGATAGAAGTGAGTTTTTCTCAAACCCTGTTCTTGGTACAGCATTGATTGATATGTATGCAAAATGTGGGAGCATGGCTCAAGCCTGGGAAGTCTTCAGAGGGATGAAGGAAAAAGACCGAGTTGTATGGAATGCCATCATATCTGGGCTAGCAATGAATGGACATGTCAAATCTGCGTTTGGGCTTTTTGGCCAAATCGAAAAAACTGGCATTCAACCTGATGGGAACACTTTCATGGGCCTTCTTTGCGGGTGTACCCATGCTGGCCTAGTTGATGATGGTCGTCAATATTTCAATAGCATGAACTGCATCTTTTCCTTGACTCCTACAATTGAACATTATGGATGTATGGTGGATCTTCTTGGTCGTGCAGGTTTATTAGATGAAGCTCATCAGTTGATAAAAAGTATGCCAGTGGAGGCCAATTCTATTGTTTGGGGAGCTTTGTTAAATGGATGTAGGCTACATCGAGACACTGGATTGGCAGAATACGTATTGAAGAAGCTCATTGAGTTGGAACCATGGAACTCGGGAAATTATGTtctcttatcaaatatttattcGACAAGCCACAGATGGGATGAAGCGGCAAAGCTTAGGTCAATTTTGAATGAGAAACGAATGAAAAAGATACCAGGGTGTAGTTGGATTGAAGTAGATGGGGTTGTTCACGAATTTCTTGTGGGAGATAAGTCTCACCCCTTATCAGAAAAGATATATGCAAAACTTGACGAATTTGCTAATGAATTGAAAGCAGCAGGCTACGTTCCAAGTACAGATTTTGTTCTGTTTGACATCGAAGAGGAGGAAAAGGAACATTTCCTTGGTTGTCATAGTGAGAAGCTGGCTATTGCATTTGGCCTAATCAGTACTTCTCCGAAAGATGTGATTCGAGTTGTTAAAAACCTTCGTGTCTGTGGTGATTGTCATGAGGCCATAAAGCTGATTTCAAAGATTACAGGAAGAGAGATAATTGTTCGGGATAATAATCGATTTCATAGTTTCATTGATGGTTCATGTTCATGTAGAGATTATTGGTGA